The sequence ACAGTGTCAACAACGGCGAAAACCGGATGGGGCCGCATCTTTCCGGCCTTCTCGGCCGGCTGGCGGGAACGATCCAAGGCGCACGCTATTCGAAGGCGCTCGGTGGGTCCGACTTCGTCTGGGACGAGGAGAGGCTGCAAGCCTTTCTGGCCAATCCGCGACAGGTTGTTCCCGGCACGACGATGACCGTCAGTGTTCGTGACGAGGAGCAGCGATCGGCGATCATTGCCTATCTGAGGAGCCTTTCCGCCGCCAACTAGGCGCATGTGCCGGGCGGGGAAAAGACGGAGCGGAAGCTCCGGTAGCAGCCCGAGATGGGTCCTCCCGTTCTCAGGCAATTCAAACTTCAACCAGAAGCGAGGCATCCATGAAGAGTTTTCTCATCGCATTCGCAGCCGGCGTCGGTCTTCTTGCGGCGGCAGGCACTTCCCTGGCTCAAGGATCCGGTTGCACACGGCTCCAGTCCGCGAGCTCGCAATCGCAGCCGGTTCCTCCGGCCGACCAGTCCAGATCGGACGCGCAGCGCAACGCCGGCTGACCAGGTAACCACCGGTGCATCCTGATCAAGCATGCGATGGCGGACAAAACCGCCATCGCATCTGGGACTTTCTTTCAAGAGATTGGAGCATGTCATGGTGCAACTCACCATCAACGGCGTCACCCGCGATATCGACGTGGATCCGGAGACGCCTCTTTTATGGGCCTTGCGAGAACAGGCCGGCCTGACCGGCACGAAGTTCGGTTGTGGCATTGCGCAGTGCGGCGCATGCACAGTGCATATCGACGGCGTCGCCACGCGCTCCTGCGCTATGCCGGTCAGCGCTATCGATGCAAACCAGGAGATCGTCACGATCGAAGGGCTTTCGGCCGATGGCTCCCATCCGGTCCAGCAGGCATGGCTTTCGCTCGACGTGCCGCAATGCGGATACTGTCAGGCTGGCATGATCATGGCGGCCACCGCCTTGCTGAACACGACCCCGGATCCGTCGGATGACGATATCAACGCCGAAATCACCAATATCTGCCGCTGCGGCACCTATAACCGGGTGCGGGCTGCGATCAAGCTCGCCGCTGCAAACAGCAGTGCCGCGCAGAAAGGCTGAGGGTAGAACGATGAATGTGGTCACGCTATCACGTCGCAAGTTTCTCATCGGTACGGCAGCTGCGGCCGGCGGATTTTCGCTGGGCTTTCAGATTCCGCTGTCTGCAAATGCCGAGCAGGCGGCATTGGATATACTGCCGGAAGTCAACGCCTGGGTTCTGATCCATCCGGACGACACCGTCGTCGTCCGGATCGCACGCTCGGAAATGGGGCAAGGCACGCTTACGGGGCTGGCACAGCTCGTCGTGGAAGAGCTCGAATGCGACTGGTCCAAGG is a genomic window of Rhizobium etli 8C-3 containing:
- a CDS encoding c-type cytochrome, producing the protein MLVFSLSLAAAGNGLAQEAVDPEGERLFRSRCGTCHSVNNGENRMGPHLSGLLGRLAGTIQGARYSKALGGSDFVWDEERLQAFLANPRQVVPGTTMTVSVRDEEQRSAIIAYLRSLSAAN
- a CDS encoding (2Fe-2S)-binding protein, with protein sequence MVQLTINGVTRDIDVDPETPLLWALREQAGLTGTKFGCGIAQCGACTVHIDGVATRSCAMPVSAIDANQEIVTIEGLSADGSHPVQQAWLSLDVPQCGYCQAGMIMAATALLNTTPDPSDDDINAEITNICRCGTYNRVRAAIKLAAANSSAAQKG